The Candidatus Thermoplasmatota archaeon genome window below encodes:
- a CDS encoding cupredoxin domain-containing protein, with protein MRGVLALLLLATLIAPTVHAEDRRITVLAKETGCPGGAPYCWEPQNITVNVGDNVTLVYKDEATNFMSHNLAVLGYVNESTPIRDPGGAQANDTITFTATEAGEIPFICDVHPQMKGTIVVASEATNAPTPAPGLALLAAGGALAALLARRIQMR; from the coding sequence ATGCGCGGCGTCCTCGCCCTCCTCCTTCTCGCCACCCTGATCGCCCCCACCGTCCACGCGGAAGACCGTCGCATCACGGTCCTCGCGAAGGAGACGGGATGCCCGGGCGGCGCGCCCTACTGCTGGGAGCCCCAGAACATCACCGTGAACGTCGGCGACAACGTCACCCTCGTGTACAAGGACGAGGCGACCAACTTCATGTCGCACAACCTCGCGGTCCTCGGGTACGTGAACGAGAGCACCCCGATCCGCGACCCCGGCGGCGCCCAGGCGAACGACACGATCACCTTCACGGCGACGGAGGCCGGCGAGATCCCGTTCATCTGCGACGTGCATCCGCAGATGAAGGGGACGATCGTCGTCGCCTCGGAAGCGACGAACGCGCCGACGCCCGCGCCGGGCCTCGCGCTCCTTGCGGCGGGCGGCGCGCTCGCGGCCCTCCTCGCGCGTCGGATTCAAATGCGGTGA
- a CDS encoding DUF4344 domain-containing metallopeptidase — MRAAVVAALLSTVALAGCAAPAADATEGRFLVVAVKPGTAARALETSGLPAALVEDLNANLRLARDVEVAAADCGEANAFYDPETRRITMCHDLLEHVRALFEAAGHDDASAVENAVRTWTFVFFHEAGHAIIDVNGIPATGREEDAVDQLSALIVLAEEGGEGVALSAAEWFALEAGSADPDEASFADAHSLDAQRFHNILCWVYGSDPDRFADLAGGDGLTAERAEGCPEEYARMRAAWDALLGPWWKAA; from the coding sequence GTGCGGGCGGCCGTCGTCGCCGCGCTCCTCTCGACCGTCGCCCTCGCGGGCTGCGCCGCGCCCGCCGCGGACGCGACCGAAGGTCGTTTTCTCGTCGTCGCGGTCAAACCCGGGACCGCGGCGCGGGCGCTCGAAACGTCGGGCCTTCCCGCCGCGCTCGTGGAAGACCTCAACGCGAACCTCCGCCTCGCGCGCGACGTCGAGGTCGCGGCCGCGGACTGCGGAGAGGCGAACGCGTTCTACGATCCCGAGACGCGGCGCATCACGATGTGCCACGATCTCCTCGAGCACGTGCGCGCGCTCTTCGAGGCCGCGGGCCACGACGATGCGAGCGCGGTCGAGAACGCCGTCAGGACGTGGACCTTCGTCTTCTTCCACGAAGCGGGACACGCGATCATCGACGTGAACGGGATTCCCGCCACGGGCCGCGAGGAGGACGCGGTCGACCAGCTGAGCGCCTTGATCGTGCTCGCGGAGGAGGGCGGCGAGGGCGTCGCGCTCTCCGCCGCCGAATGGTTCGCGCTCGAGGCCGGGTCCGCGGACCCGGACGAGGCCTCCTTCGCCGACGCGCACAGCCTCGACGCGCAGCGCTTCCACAACATCCTCTGCTGGGTCTACGGGAGCGATCCCGACCGCTTCGCCGATCTCGCGGGCGGCGACGGGCTTACCGCGGAGCGCGCCGAAGGCTGCCCCGAGGAGTACGCGCGGATGCGCGCCGCGTGGGACGCGCTTCTTGGCCCCTGGTGGAAGGCCGCCTGA
- a CDS encoding site-2 protease family protein, with protein sequence MQPTGAIDRWDETEDEPTVSFSGEEILHLALSVAVLSVAFTFALSGTALAIDGKLDESTLLAILPYAVGIVITSFVLHELAHKVVAQRRYMWAEFRASWTNLLVGLLVSMGLGVVFAAPGAVHIYGQATRRDSGVISIVGPALNLGLALIALPMFLFTPELCVARHANLWQVVVFVNVFLAGFNMLPIPPLDGSKVWAWSKLAYLSTLLVIAAFAYVVFDPSVVPGVSPATGC encoded by the coding sequence GTGCAGCCGACCGGGGCGATCGACCGCTGGGACGAGACGGAGGACGAGCCCACCGTGTCCTTCAGCGGCGAGGAGATCCTCCACCTCGCGCTGAGCGTCGCGGTGCTCTCGGTGGCCTTCACGTTCGCCCTCTCCGGCACCGCGCTTGCGATCGACGGCAAGCTCGACGAGTCCACGCTCCTCGCGATCCTCCCCTATGCGGTGGGCATCGTCATCACGTCGTTCGTGCTCCACGAGCTCGCGCACAAGGTCGTCGCCCAGCGCCGCTACATGTGGGCGGAGTTCCGCGCGAGCTGGACCAACCTCCTCGTGGGACTTCTCGTGAGCATGGGCCTCGGCGTCGTGTTCGCGGCGCCGGGCGCGGTCCACATCTACGGCCAGGCGACCCGACGGGACTCGGGCGTCATCAGCATCGTGGGTCCCGCCCTCAACCTCGGCCTCGCGCTCATCGCGCTTCCGATGTTCCTCTTCACGCCCGAGCTCTGCGTCGCCCGCCACGCGAACCTCTGGCAGGTCGTCGTGTTCGTGAACGTCTTCCTCGCGGGCTTCAACATGCTCCCCATCCCGCCGCTCGACGGGAGCAAGGTGTGGGCCTGGAGCAAGCTCGCGTACCTCAGCACGCTCCTCGTCATCGCGGCCTTTGCCTACGTCGTCTTCGATCCAAGCGTCGTGCCGGGCGTGAGCCCCGCGACGGGGTGCTGA
- a CDS encoding emp24/gp25L/p24 family protein, translating into MRPVLLALALVLLAPTALAAVKADALTLAPGTSETVTVSLGKGQKVAWSYLVKEPRYYEVFLTIQTAGPNATTIFPPARENARDGTFEAPVTGAYRFTFENPNTRTIELEYRVEHAAPGELPGPGFAGVLAVLALGALLFTFGRRE; encoded by the coding sequence GTGCGCCCGGTTCTCCTTGCGCTCGCCCTCGTTCTCCTGGCCCCCACCGCGCTCGCCGCGGTGAAGGCCGACGCCCTCACGCTCGCCCCGGGGACGAGCGAGACCGTGACCGTGAGCCTCGGAAAGGGCCAGAAGGTGGCCTGGTCCTATCTCGTCAAGGAGCCTCGCTATTACGAGGTCTTCCTCACGATCCAGACGGCGGGTCCGAACGCGACCACGATCTTCCCCCCCGCGCGCGAGAACGCCCGCGACGGGACGTTCGAGGCTCCCGTGACCGGCGCCTACCGGTTCACCTTCGAGAATCCCAACACGCGGACCATCGAGCTCGAATACCGCGTCGAGCACGCCGCCCCGGGCGAGCTGCCCGGCCCCGGCTTCGCGGGGGTCCTCGCGGTCCTCGCCCTCGGCGCGCTGCTCTTCACCTTCGGCCGCCGCGAATGA
- a CDS encoding cupredoxin domain-containing protein, with amino-acid sequence MLGNSKLALVGVLALALLAVPTAAAENKMFVTEALEANCPVGTFCWKPATFTARVGDNVTLEWVQANGSIQPHNLHIKAPVNEKTPITTTPENASITFTPTKTGEIQFICDVHPTMVGKIVVQSANGTGDETPTAPTRTPGFEVALLAAGALAVAVVLRRRG; translated from the coding sequence ATGCTCGGCAACTCCAAGCTCGCCCTCGTCGGCGTCCTCGCGCTCGCGCTCCTTGCGGTCCCCACGGCCGCCGCGGAGAACAAGATGTTCGTGACCGAGGCCCTCGAGGCCAACTGCCCCGTCGGGACGTTCTGCTGGAAGCCAGCCACCTTCACGGCGAGGGTCGGCGACAACGTGACCCTCGAATGGGTCCAGGCGAACGGCAGCATCCAGCCCCACAACCTCCACATCAAGGCCCCCGTGAACGAGAAGACGCCGATCACGACGACGCCCGAGAACGCCTCCATCACCTTCACGCCCACGAAGACGGGCGAGATCCAGTTCATCTGCGACGTCCACCCGACGATGGTCGGGAAGATCGTCGTCCAGAGCGCGAACGGAACGGGCGACGAGACCCCCACGGCCCCGACGCGCACGCCGGGCTTCGAGGTCGCTCTCCTCGCCGCGGGCGCCCTCGCGGTCGCGGTCGTGCTGCGCCGCCGCGGCTGA